Proteins encoded by one window of Flavobacterium sp. N502540:
- a CDS encoding TonB-dependent receptor plug domain-containing protein: MQKSILLFVAFLLSVSAFSQEDLQEVKITKKQKGIKKSYTLTSNTTVITSKELLKAACCNLAESFETNPSIDVNFSDALTGTKQIKMLGLTSPYLLITEENLPSVRGASQAYGLSFTPGTWIESVQITKGAGSVINGYESISGQINTELLKPLNDIPFFLNAYGSTDARFELNTHFNRKLSDKWATSLFVHGNARVAKNDMNDDGFLDNPLGKQINVLNRYQYYNPDSGLVSFINFRYMNDKKQTGELDFDKDTDRGTKNHWGSEINTERFDVSTKIGYVFKDMPYQSIGFQNAFNTHNQNSYFGLSLYDIRQNSFYSNLIFNSIINNTKHKFSTGLNFAYDQYQEFVNVNDYSRIDNSVGAFFEYTYDNTDNFSLILGGRVDNHNRLGLFVTPRLHMRYNPWKFGVLRVSAGRGKRSANIFAENQQLFASSRTFSILDQGGKIYGLDPEIAWNYGVSFSQKFRLFNKNAEVGFDFYRTDFQNQAVVDLMQSPQDVLFYNLKGSSFANSFQAEFNFELIHNLNLRTAYKYYDIQTDYLRGTFQRPLQAKHRFLGNLEYETQVNEGKQWKFDYTFNWSGKQQLPYTASNPVADQFPDFSPSYAVMNVQVTRILSSVFEVYVGGENIGNYKQEKAILGASDPFGPNFDASVAYAPIFGQMYYAGLRFKIK; this comes from the coding sequence ATGCAAAAAAGTATACTGCTTTTTGTGGCATTTTTGCTATCCGTATCTGCGTTTTCGCAAGAAGATCTGCAGGAAGTAAAAATCACAAAAAAGCAAAAAGGAATAAAAAAATCCTATACGCTTACATCCAATACTACTGTTATTACCAGCAAGGAGTTATTAAAAGCAGCCTGCTGTAACCTGGCCGAGAGTTTCGAAACAAATCCTTCGATTGATGTGAATTTTTCGGATGCTTTAACCGGAACCAAACAAATTAAAATGCTTGGCTTAACAAGCCCTTATTTATTAATCACCGAAGAGAATCTTCCCTCTGTACGCGGGGCTTCACAAGCCTATGGATTATCGTTTACTCCGGGAACATGGATCGAAAGTGTTCAGATTACAAAAGGAGCGGGGAGTGTTATCAATGGTTATGAGAGCATTTCCGGACAGATTAATACTGAACTTTTAAAACCATTAAACGACATCCCGTTTTTTTTAAATGCTTATGGCTCCACAGATGCTCGTTTTGAGCTGAATACCCATTTTAATAGAAAGCTGTCGGATAAATGGGCAACAAGTTTGTTTGTTCATGGTAATGCGCGTGTAGCAAAGAACGATATGAACGACGACGGTTTTTTGGATAATCCGTTGGGAAAACAGATTAATGTTTTGAATCGTTACCAATATTACAATCCCGACAGTGGTTTAGTAAGTTTTATCAATTTCAGGTATATGAATGATAAAAAACAGACCGGAGAACTTGATTTTGATAAGGATACAGATCGCGGAACGAAAAATCACTGGGGTTCAGAAATCAATACAGAACGTTTTGATGTTTCTACAAAAATTGGATATGTCTTTAAAGACATGCCGTATCAAAGTATCGGTTTTCAGAATGCCTTTAATACCCATAATCAGAACTCTTACTTTGGACTGAGCCTTTATGATATCAGACAAAATAGTTTTTATTCGAACTTAATCTTCAATTCGATTATCAACAATACGAAGCATAAGTTTTCTACCGGATTAAATTTTGCTTATGATCAGTATCAGGAGTTTGTAAATGTAAACGATTACAGCCGAATCGATAATTCTGTAGGAGCATTTTTCGAATACACTTATGATAATACAGATAATTTTAGTTTGATTTTAGGAGGCAGGGTAGACAATCACAATCGATTGGGGTTATTTGTTACGCCACGTTTACACATGCGATACAATCCCTGGAAGTTTGGAGTGCTTCGTGTTTCGGCAGGAAGAGGGAAACGTTCGGCTAATATCTTTGCCGAAAATCAGCAGCTTTTTGCAAGTTCGAGAACTTTTTCAATTTTAGATCAAGGTGGGAAAATTTATGGATTGGATCCGGAAATCGCATGGAATTATGGGGTGAGTTTTTCTCAGAAATTCCGTCTTTTTAATAAAAACGCAGAAGTAGGATTTGATTTCTATCGTACCGATTTTCAAAATCAGGCCGTTGTAGATTTGATGCAAAGTCCGCAGGATGTTTTGTTTTATAATTTAAAAGGAAGCTCGTTTGCCAATAGCTTTCAGGCAGAATTTAATTTCGAATTGATTCATAACCTGAATTTAAGAACGGCTTACAAGTATTACGACATTCAAACGGATTATCTGAGAGGAACTTTTCAGCGTCCTTTGCAGGCGAAACACCGCTTTTTGGGGAATCTTGAATACGAAACCCAAGTAAATGAGGGTAAGCAATGGAAATTTGATTATACATTTAACTGGTCTGGTAAACAACAATTACCTTATACGGCATCAAATCCAGTTGCGGATCAATTCCCTGATTTTTCACCTTCGTATGCGGTGATGAATGTTCAGGTAACGCGAATTCTTTCGTCTGTTTTTGAAGTATACGTAGGAGGGGAAAATATTGGGAATTACAAACAGGAAAAAGCCATTTTAGGAGCTTCAGATCCATTTGGTCCTAATTTTGATGCTTCTGTTGCGTATGCTCCTATTTTTGGGCAGATGTATTACGCGGGATTGCGTTTTAAGATAAAATAG
- a CDS encoding heavy-metal-associated domain-containing protein produces the protein MNRIILIALVTFLGFSAQAQTKKNKNLKYTTEVNGTCEQCKKRIEKAAFSVPGVKSAVWDINTHQLAVILNEEKSSTADLNAVIAKVGHDTKEVKATDADYDNLHSCCKYVRE, from the coding sequence ATGAATAGAATAATTTTAATTGCACTAGTAACTTTTTTAGGATTTTCAGCTCAGGCTCAAACTAAAAAGAACAAGAATTTAAAGTATACAACAGAAGTAAATGGTACTTGTGAGCAATGCAAAAAGCGTATTGAAAAAGCCGCTTTTAGTGTTCCTGGTGTAAAATCGGCGGTTTGGGATATTAACACGCATCAGCTTGCGGTGATTTTGAACGAAGAAAAATCATCTACGGCAGATTTAAATGCCGTTATTGCTAAGGTAGGGCATGATACTAAAGAGGTTAAAGCTACGGATGCTGATTATGATAATCTACATTCCTGCTGCAAATATGTAAGAGAATAA
- a CDS encoding DedA family protein, with translation MNNFDWTQLINPEFYITLSIGGVQIGLFIVLFIVFAETGLFAGFFLPGDSLLFLAGIYSRDLMQNVVDIPTDFLNVFILSTLVAIMGVLGNMTGYWFGAKSGYYLFKKEDSFWFKKKYLLQSKDFFEKYGGKAIIYARFLPIFRTFAPIVAGIVSMDKKKFMFFNVLSSFLWSFILIFAGHYLYGVFLKEGIDLKHHIEYIIIIIVIISTFPVLIKLFKKRPSEKI, from the coding sequence ATGAATAATTTTGATTGGACTCAATTAATCAACCCTGAATTTTATATAACATTAAGCATCGGAGGGGTTCAAATTGGTTTATTTATTGTTCTCTTTATAGTTTTTGCTGAAACAGGACTTTTTGCAGGATTTTTTCTCCCGGGAGACAGTTTACTTTTTTTAGCAGGCATTTACAGTCGTGACTTAATGCAGAATGTTGTTGATATACCAACAGATTTTCTTAATGTATTTATACTTTCGACTCTGGTTGCTATAATGGGAGTATTAGGAAATATGACCGGATATTGGTTTGGTGCCAAAAGCGGTTATTATTTGTTTAAAAAAGAAGATTCTTTTTGGTTCAAGAAAAAATATTTATTGCAATCAAAAGACTTCTTTGAGAAGTACGGTGGAAAAGCAATTATCTACGCACGTTTTCTTCCAATTTTCAGAACTTTCGCGCCTATTGTGGCAGGAATAGTTTCGATGGATAAAAAGAAATTCATGTTTTTTAATGTTCTAAGTTCTTTCTTATGGTCGTTTATACTGATCTTCGCCGGACACTATTTGTATGGAGTGTTTTTGAAAGAAGGAATAGATTTAAAACATCACATCGAATACATCATTATTATAATTGTTATCATATCTACATTTCCTGTATTGATAAAACTCTTTAAAAAGAGACCAAGCGAAAAGATATAA
- the rodA gene encoding rod shape-determining protein RodA: protein MKNQSVKNNIDWISVFIYISLVILGWLNIYSSSLLSTEGTYQKQLIFIGCTIPLIFVVLFVDGKFYEKYATIIFGVSLLSLAGLFLFGKTIAGQRCWYAIGSFTLQPSEFAKAATSLALAKYLSDTQINLKDTNRQLQALAIVFSPVLLILPQPDPGSALIYSIFIIVLYREGLPSWYVWTGFITILLFVLTLVLEPYVVILIALGVLTIIHFKGRVVDRNIILSGILLAVMSAFVFSVDYVFDNVFKQHHRDRFNILLGKSVDMKGIGYNTNQSEIAIGSGGWIGKGFLEGTQTKGGFVPEQHTDYIFTTVGEEWGFAGSLVVILLFAGLFLRVIYLAERQKTKFSRVYGYCVAGILFIHFFVNIAMVIGIFPTIGVPLPFFSYGGSGLWGFTILLFIFLKMDANKVNEW from the coding sequence ATGAAAAATCAAAGTGTAAAAAATAACATTGACTGGATAAGCGTTTTTATCTACATTTCGTTGGTGATATTAGGGTGGCTGAACATCTATTCTTCCTCTTTATTATCAACCGAAGGAACTTACCAAAAGCAATTAATCTTTATCGGATGTACCATTCCTCTGATTTTTGTGGTGCTTTTTGTAGATGGAAAGTTTTACGAGAAATACGCCACTATTATTTTTGGCGTTTCACTATTGTCCTTAGCCGGTTTATTCTTATTTGGAAAAACTATTGCCGGGCAAAGATGTTGGTACGCTATTGGCAGCTTCACTTTGCAGCCATCTGAGTTTGCCAAGGCAGCCACTTCATTGGCATTGGCCAAATATTTAAGTGACACACAAATCAACCTGAAAGACACTAACAGGCAGCTTCAAGCTTTGGCTATCGTATTTTCACCTGTATTATTAATTTTACCTCAACCCGATCCGGGAAGCGCCTTAATTTATAGTATTTTCATTATTGTACTGTATAGAGAAGGACTACCATCCTGGTATGTATGGACTGGATTCATTACCATTCTATTATTTGTATTAACACTCGTTCTGGAACCTTATGTGGTTATTTTAATTGCCTTAGGAGTTTTGACGATCATACATTTCAAAGGCAGGGTGGTTGATAGAAATATTATCTTAAGCGGTATTCTTTTAGCTGTTATGTCCGCTTTTGTTTTCTCTGTAGATTATGTTTTCGATAATGTTTTTAAACAGCACCACCGTGACCGTTTTAATATCTTATTAGGAAAAAGTGTTGATATGAAAGGTATTGGATACAACACTAATCAATCTGAAATTGCTATTGGATCCGGGGGATGGATTGGAAAAGGTTTCCTTGAAGGGACTCAAACCAAAGGAGGATTCGTTCCTGAACAACACACCGATTACATCTTCACAACCGTTGGAGAAGAATGGGGTTTTGCAGGGTCTTTAGTAGTAATCTTGCTTTTTGCCGGTTTATTTCTGAGAGTAATCTATCTGGCTGAAAGGCAAAAAACAAAATTCAGCAGGGTATACGGGTATTGTGTTGCCGGAATTTTGTTTATACACTTCTTTGTTAACATTGCCATGGTTATTGGAATTTTCCCAACAATTGGGGTTCCTCTGCCTTTCTTTTCTTATGGAGGTTCCGGACTCTGGGGATTCACAATTTTACTGTTTATCTTCTTAAAAATGGATGCCAATAAGGTAAATGAATGGTAG
- the mrdA gene encoding penicillin-binding protein 2 — protein MRKVLLPSLIIIAASLLVIRIFYLQIIDDSFKLKSENNAIKKKYDYPERGYIYDRHGKLLVANQASYDIMVIPREIKEDLNIPEFCTLLNITREEYDKRIAKAKVYSPRLPSVFLAQLNKNEFAAFQEKIRKYEGFYFQKRSLRDYEVDYGANIFGFITQVNERQIAKNPYYNSGDLIGKQGVEESYEDILRGIKGVKYIQKDKYNREIGSYKEGKYDTIAVAGEDINLTIDAELQKYGEELMINKRGGIVAIEPKSGEILALVTAPSYDPGILVGRQRSKNYTLLYHDSIAKPLYDRGLLAEYPPGSPFKILTGLVALQEGVINEQTTFMCHHGFSYGRGRFMKCHGFGPHQLHNGIYNSCNTYFAQSYMLTINKYNNPAKAVDVWSDHIKSFGLGQFMGYDLPTGKRGNIPTSKTYKRIYPNGGWRSTTIVSNAIGQGEVLMTPIQLANMMATVANQGYYYTPHIIKKIEGKKIDAKFTTKHVTTIDQKYFPPVISGLFDVYNKGTAYALRVEGIDICGKTGTAENFAKINGKRTQLKDHSIFVAFAPKDNPKIAIAIMIENGGFGATVAGPIASLMIEKYLRHKITRTDLETRVLNKSLASEYAKLGGMNEASAIESTPKDSTLKAKIVPVKPVTPKAEVKKTVSDTTKKN, from the coding sequence GGTTGCCAATCAGGCTTCTTATGACATCATGGTGATTCCAAGAGAAATCAAAGAAGACCTTAATATTCCTGAATTCTGTACTTTATTAAACATTACCAGAGAAGAATACGATAAAAGAATTGCCAAGGCCAAGGTATACAGCCCAAGATTGCCTTCGGTATTTCTAGCACAGCTAAACAAAAATGAATTCGCCGCTTTTCAGGAAAAAATTCGAAAATATGAAGGCTTTTATTTCCAAAAGCGTTCTCTTCGTGACTATGAAGTAGATTACGGCGCCAACATCTTTGGCTTTATCACACAGGTAAACGAACGACAGATTGCCAAAAACCCTTACTACAATAGTGGAGATTTAATTGGAAAGCAAGGTGTTGAAGAAAGCTACGAAGACATCCTTAGAGGTATTAAAGGTGTAAAATACATTCAGAAAGACAAATACAATAGGGAAATTGGCTCTTACAAAGAGGGCAAATACGATACTATCGCCGTAGCGGGAGAAGACATCAATTTAACAATCGATGCCGAACTTCAAAAATACGGAGAAGAGTTAATGATCAATAAAAGAGGAGGAATTGTGGCTATCGAACCTAAAAGTGGGGAGATTTTGGCATTAGTAACTGCTCCTTCTTATGATCCGGGAATTTTAGTTGGAAGACAACGATCTAAAAATTACACCCTTTTATATCACGATTCGATTGCAAAACCATTATACGACAGAGGACTTTTAGCAGAGTACCCTCCCGGTTCTCCGTTTAAAATTCTTACCGGTCTGGTTGCTTTACAGGAAGGCGTTATCAACGAGCAAACCACTTTTATGTGTCACCATGGATTTAGCTATGGTAGAGGCCGTTTTATGAAATGTCACGGTTTTGGTCCTCATCAATTACACAATGGGATTTACAATTCCTGTAATACCTATTTTGCACAATCTTACATGCTAACCATTAACAAATACAACAATCCTGCTAAGGCGGTAGATGTATGGAGCGATCACATTAAAAGTTTCGGCTTGGGACAATTTATGGGCTATGACCTTCCAACAGGTAAGAGAGGAAATATCCCAACATCAAAAACATATAAAAGAATTTATCCTAACGGAGGCTGGAGAAGCACAACCATCGTATCGAATGCTATTGGTCAGGGAGAAGTTCTAATGACTCCTATTCAACTAGCCAATATGATGGCAACTGTCGCCAATCAGGGATACTATTATACCCCTCACATCATTAAAAAGATCGAAGGAAAGAAAATTGATGCAAAATTCACCACTAAACATGTTACCACAATTGACCAAAAATATTTTCCGCCAGTTATAAGTGGTTTGTTTGATGTGTATAACAAAGGAACAGCTTACGCACTTCGGGTAGAAGGTATTGATATTTGTGGAAAAACAGGTACTGCGGAAAATTTTGCAAAAATTAACGGCAAAAGAACACAGCTTAAAGATCACTCTATATTTGTGGCTTTTGCACCAAAGGATAATCCAAAAATTGCAATTGCAATTATGATTGAAAATGGAGGATTTGGAGCTACCGTTGCGGGTCCGATTGCCAGTTTAATGATCGAAAAATATCTGAGACATAAAATCACCAGGACCGATTTAGAAACAAGGGTTTTAAACAAAAGCTTAGCCAGCGAGTATGCAAAACTGGGCGGTATGAACGAAGCCAGTGCCATTGAATCTACACCGAAAGATTCTACTTTAAAAGCTAAAATTGTTCCCGTTAAACCGGTGACACCAAAAGCAGAAGTTAAGAAAACAGTATCAGACACCACTAAAAAGAACTAA